In bacterium, the genomic window GGTGTTGTCGACGTTGACCGAAGTATCAGAGTTAGTTGTGGTACTAGCGCTATTGGTTGAATCTGCTCCGGTGTTGGAATTGGTAGCGGCCGCGGCGGCCGCGGCTGCCTCGGCGGCGGCAGCTTCGGCTTCAGCCTTGCGGGCAGCTCTTTCGGCGGTCCATTTTTCGTACCAGTTGTTTGGGTCATTCCAATCGATTTGGCTGCTGTCAGTTGTCGTAGTCGTAGTAGTGCCCGTCTCTCCTTCTGCTAGTACTGGGGCAACCAAACCAAAGCTTGAATAAGCTACCAAGAGTAAGCTGAGTAAAAGGCTAATTGTTTTTTGACTAAATTTTTTCATTTGTTTTTCTATTCTTTCCTGGGCGGTTAAAAACCCACTTTTCCTTTTGTAAAAAATGTACTTTTAACTACCCGACCTCTTCCCGGCTCCCTGTCTCTCCGGAAAACCCGGAGAGACAAAGGGATCGGTAACAGACATTAGTTGCTGCTGTTTACATTTACGTCTACATCGACGTTGTTGTTGCTGCCATCAGCCTCGTCTCCGTTAACGGAGTTTTCGTTGGCACTGCTGGAAACTTCAACATCAACATCAGCATCACCAGTGTGCTGGTCGTCAGCTGTGTTTTTGTTGGTTTCGTTGTCACCAGTGTTTGCACTGATTTTTCCGCTGTTCTTCACGTTGGCCTCGTTGTCTTGATCGATGTCAAGATCGTTGTCAGCAGAAGCTTCAGCTTTGTTTTTTGAATCCGCACCAGTTTTTTCATTGGCGGCTTCGAGTTCAACATCACAGCAAGCGTCGACGTTTGCTGAGTTGGAGTTGGCATTGTTTTCAATTCCAACCTCAACTTTAGCGTCACCAGTGTCGACAGAGCCTTCACCAGTGTTTTTGTTTGCTTCGTTGTCTCCGGTGTTGGCTTCAACGTCTACGTCATTGCAGAGGTTGGCGTCGTTATCTTGGTCGATATCGACATCGGTTTCTACAGATGCGTCGGCGTAGTTTTCAGAATCAGCTCCAGTGGTGTCATTGGAAGCAGAAACACTTCCACCGTCACCCCCGCTGATGCTAACTGAATTCTCGTTTACCATATTGGCGATGCTGACAACTACTTCAGCGTCTCCAGTGGTGACGTTACCTTCACCAGTGTTTTTGTTTGCTTCGTTGTCTCCGGTGTTTGAGCTGACACTTACGCTGTTGAAAACGTTGGCCTCGTTGTCTTGATCGACATCGATGTCGTTGTCAACTGAAGCTTCAGCAATGTTCTTGGAGTCGGCACCAGTTTTGGTGTTAGAAGCTGAGACATCACCAGTACAAGCTCCACAGTTGTCAAGACTGACAGTGTTGGAGTTGGCGGTGTTGCTCAAAGAAACTGTGACGGAAGCGTCACCAGTGGTGACGGAACCTTCGCCAGTGTTCTTGTTTGCTGTGTTTCCACCAGTGTTTGAAGAGACGCTAATGTTGTTTACAATATTAGCTTCATTCTTCTGATCGATATCTACATCGTTATTAGTGCTGACTTCCGCTTCATTGTAGGAACCGTAACCCGTAGTGTCGTTGCTAGCAGTTCCCGCCAAAGCTGGAGTCAAAGAGAAAGCAAGGGATGCTACCGCAGATGCTGCAGCAGCAATTACTTTTTTGTTCATTTGTGTTTCACCCCCTTTCGTGTTTAGATTTACTAAATTCCTAATAAATTTAGTCTCAACAATTTAGAGTGTTAAACAATTTCACCAAACAAAAACCGGAGGCAGAAAACCCTGAGAACAAAATAAATTTGTTCAGAGTTACCTGCCTCCGGTTGCGGTCGGCAAAGAAATAAGTTTTGGGCAATTACTTGTTAAAAAGGAGCAGAAGATGTCGATCTCTCGTTAGTTTGTATTATGCCGCACTGTGTTCGGCGTAATCAGCGAAGAAGTTAGTCACTTCTTCTTTGATTATAAGTTGCTTTCAAAAAACTTGTCAAGACCCAACGGGTCTACCATAAAGCTAGCTATTTTAATTTGTTAATAGGCCTTGAGTAAACGTAATTAGGTCTTTTTGCTTCGGGTTTATTTGTTTTCCTGATGATTCTTTCGGTGATTTGGACGACTCGGCCTGATTCTATGTAGATTTCAATTGAACCAAATTCTTTGTTGGCCACGGCCATCTTTATCTCTTCGAGAAGACGGTCGCTTATTGGACTAGTGGAAAACTCATCAATCATAATTTTAGTTTACAAACTAAATTTGTTGACTAGCTTTTTTTAATCTCCTTCGGACTCAGGTCCTTCGGTCCTTTTCTATTTCTATATAGACGGGCCGAAGGCGCTTTCGTTACGGGCTAGCTTACTATCTAAAGTTTATTTGTACGGCTTGTTTTTCCCCACGTATTTCACCTAGTTCGATGGTGAAGTTTTTTTCATTACGGTCGATGACGAAAGCAACGTTGCTTCTTTTGACTGAAATTGGTCTGACTTCGACGTTGCCTTGAGAAACACTCGGAGCGATGCGTTTGCCATCAGAGCGGACGAGACGAAACAAGTCTAGTGGTGTGGTGTAAAGTGGAACTTGATATTTGTTTTCTACTTCAAGGTAAATAACGATAAAGGTCTTGCCGTTTCGGGCGGTGGCGTTTTGGCCCTGAACCAAAACTTTGTCGGTGATTTGGGCGTTGGTAAGTTTAATCGGAAGAGTTCCGTCGGTTGGTCGCCCATCTTTTGTGCGACCAATACTGTCAAAATTTTTCCCAATGTTGACTGAGGTTGAACTTGAAGAAGATCCGGTGTCACTTCCGATTGCGCCAAGAGCGGTCTTGCCAATGAAAAAGACGATGATGAGCCCGACAATTGCCAAAACTATTTTGCCGCGTTTTCTTGATAGAGTTTTTACTTTTTCGGTAAGTCTTGTCATTTTAAAGATGAAAAACCAGCTTCTGACAAGCTGGGCAATTTCGTTCGGTTATTATGCGGAACGAAAAAACATTTGTCAAGTAGACAAAGGGTTCTCTATCAGCCGTAATCCTTTAACTATAAGTTTTTGGCTTATTTAAACAGCGGAAGAAGCTATAAGATAATGTATTTAAGAATTTGGAACAGTGGGAAGGAGGCTTAAATTGTCGTTTTGGAAATCAAGAATGACACTGCTCCCCCGCTGCAAGGACCCTTCCAAAAGTTTTTTGGAAAGAAGAGCCTCAACTTCATCCTGCATGAGGCGGCGCAGGCTGCGGGCCCCATAAGTTGGATCGTAGCCTTTTTTGGCCAAGAACTCGAGGGTTGCTGCTGTGACTTGGAGTTTAATATCTTGTTGCTCCATTCTTTTGACTAGGTCAGCAAAAAGGAGTTTGACCACTTCAACTACTTCAGTTTGGGACAAAGGTTTGAAGACGATGACATCATCGAAGCGGTTGAGGAATTCAGGTTTAAAGGTGCCTTCTCTTTGGAGTTTGTCGAGCAAGGAAGTTTTGATTTGTGTGAGTGGTAGATTTGCGTTGACTGATTCGCGGATGTACTCGGCCCCCGCGTTGGAAGTAGCGATAATGATAGTATTGGTAAAGGAAATGATACGCCCTGAAGAATCAGCTGCCTTACCTTCGTCAAAAATAGCCAAAAAAGTCTCTTGAATTTTTTGGTGCGCTTTTTCCATTTCATCAAGCAGTATCAAGGAAAAAGGTTTTGTCCTTACCGCCTCCATGAGCTGTCCCCCGCTCTCAAAACCGCTTTGTCCAGGCGGTGGACCGATGAGACGGTTGATCGAAGTCTCATTTTCAAATTCACTCATATCGAGACGAATAATTGCTTTTTCATCCCCAAAATAAGATTGCGCAAGAGCTTTGGCAGTTTCGGTTTTTCCGACTCCAGTTGGTCCGAGAAAAAGGAAAACCCCGATCGGTCGTGGGCTGGTTCGGACCATGGTGCGAGCCCGCCGAACCGCTTCAGCAACAGAAGTGATAGCCTCGTTTTGGGAGATAACCCTCTGGTGCAGCGTTTTTTCAAGATTGAGCAGTTTCTCCGCTTCTTCACCAGAAGCTAAAGCGATTGGAACCTTGGTTTTTGCAGTTAGAACAGATTCAACATCACCTGGCTCAACCACAGCTTTCTTTTTGAGGTTGACGGCGGCCGCAATTTCGTCGAGTAAGTCAATCCCTTTGCCGGGGAAAACCCGATCAGTCAAATAACGGTTGGCAAGCTCAACACAATAGGTCAAAGCTTTGTAAGTGACAGTGACCCGGTGTTTCTTTTCAATCTGAGCAAGCCTTCCTTCCAAGATACGGATCGTTTCTTCCTGGCTTGTTTCGGGAATGTCGGTTACCTCAAAATGCTCTGAAAAGGCAGGTTTTTGTTCGATATATTGGTGGTAAGCGTTTCTTGTCGAGGTAGCAATGATTTGTAAAGCAGAGTTGGCGATTTGGTTAAAAATAAGTCCAGAAAGATCATAAGTCGCTCCAGCAATGCTTTCTATTTGGGGAATGTAAAGGACGACGTTGCCGGCATGTGAAAGCTCGTCAAAGATACTTTTGATTCTGTCTTCCAGCTCCCCACCTTGTGCTTGCGCAACTAAAGAAGTCAGGTCGAGCTGCAAAAAGCGCTTGTATTTGAGCTCTTCCGGCAGGGTTCCAACCAAAGACTTGAGGGCGAGACCGTAGATCAGAGCTTCTTTACCAATGCCGGGTTCCCCAAGCAAAATTAGATTGCGTTTACTGCCTCGACCGAGAACCTCTTCGATTTGGGTGATTTCTTTGTCGCGCCCGATCAAGGTCCCGTCAAAACTACCTTTGACCAGACCTTTGCTCAAATCGAGAGTGTACTGCTCAGTCCAGTAGGTCCAGCCTCCACTCCAGAATTCTCCCATACCCTGGCCCATACGTTTGGGAGATTTTTCCCAGAAAGGGACCGACTCCTCCCCGCGTATCCAAAAAGCAATATTGAGTAGATCGCTGCTTTTGAGCTTTTTCTGAAAAAGAGCCCGCGCCAGGAGTGGACTTTTTTCAAAGAGAGTTAAAAGTAAATCGATTTCATCGACAAAGGAGCGTTTTTCTTTTTTTGTATACTCAGCAGCGGTGGTCATCAGTTGGTTGAGGTCAGTTTTTTCATCGGCCAAAGACTTTTTCAAAGAAGCAGTTTCTTCGCGGCTAAAATCAGCCCTCGTCAAAACTTCAGCAACAAGTTTTGCTGAATCTAGAGAAGAAAAAAGTGAACCGACCGCTTTCCAATCTGAGGTTTTAAGCAAGATTTTTGCTAGAGAAAGGCTGATAAATTTTTGGTAGTCCCCTACTTGCCCAACTCTGGCAGCTGGTTTCCAAAAAGAAAGTTTGTAGCGGTAAAAAGCTTCAAACATGACGAAGAGAATGAAAAGGGAAAAGGCTAAGTAAGGCGGTTTTTCGGTTTGTTGGGTCAGTGGCAGGATCAGCAACAAGAAAAGCACTACTCCCAGTCCACCACGGGCGACTTTGGCTGGTAGGGAGCCGTAGAAAAGGTCGAAACTGGCAATTTGAAAGATAGAAGCCTTAACGGAAGATAGATGCATAAATTCCCCAGAAAAAGATAAACGGTAAAACGACCCAAACTAAAAAGAGGCTGGCCTCGATTGCGATCAACCCAACCAAGAAGAAAGCATCAAAGACCAAAAGTAAGCTTTTCAAACCTACTCCGAAAAAGGTCGCAAAGCGCGTCAAACCTTCTCGGTACTCATTTTTCCACGGTTTGAAGAAAGTTTTGAAGATCGAATCAATGGAAAGCAGCTGGAGAAAGGCGCGAAAGATGTAAATGAGGATTTGGATGAGTTCAACAGTTGCTTCGAGAAACCACCAAACGACGAAATCAATCGGGAGACGAAGCAAATAACTAGTAAAAGAAACGGCAGGCCGCATGAATTTAATTTTAACCTAATTACCCTACCGCAGCAACAAGAGCAAAATAAAAAGCTGTCATTCTGAAGCGAAGCTGAAGAATCTTGAGATCCTTCACTAGTCGTTCAGGATGACGTTAGGGTGTTGAATAAGACTATTTAAGTAACTTTCGGGTGAGTGTTCGGGAGTTCTTTCGGGTCCTTCGGGTGCGAGCTAGGTTGGTTAAAACCGTTTGTGCTCGCACCCTTGACCTCTACTCGATTCTCTGGAATTCGCATGGAATCCAGCCAAGTTCTACGTACTGACCTTGGACCTCACACCAGTAGTGACCATCGTTGCCAAGGACGGGTTCGGACATCAGGGTAACCCTGTCTCTTCCGTAAGCAAGGTCCGTGCGTCCATACTCATCGATGTGGAGAGGTT contains:
- a CDS encoding ATP-dependent Clp protease ATP-binding subunit; this translates as MHLSSVKASIFQIASFDLFYGSLPAKVARGGLGVVLFLLLILPLTQQTEKPPYLAFSLFILFVMFEAFYRYKLSFWKPAARVGQVGDYQKFISLSLAKILLKTSDWKAVGSLFSSLDSAKLVAEVLTRADFSREETASLKKSLADEKTDLNQLMTTAAEYTKKEKRSFVDEIDLLLTLFEKSPLLARALFQKKLKSSDLLNIAFWIRGEESVPFWEKSPKRMGQGMGEFWSGGWTYWTEQYTLDLSKGLVKGSFDGTLIGRDKEITQIEEVLGRGSKRNLILLGEPGIGKEALIYGLALKSLVGTLPEELKYKRFLQLDLTSLVAQAQGGELEDRIKSIFDELSHAGNVVLYIPQIESIAGATYDLSGLIFNQIANSALQIIATSTRNAYHQYIEQKPAFSEHFEVTDIPETSQEETIRILEGRLAQIEKKHRVTVTYKALTYCVELANRYLTDRVFPGKGIDLLDEIAAAVNLKKKAVVEPGDVESVLTAKTKVPIALASGEEAEKLLNLEKTLHQRVISQNEAITSVAEAVRRARTMVRTSPRPIGVFLFLGPTGVGKTETAKALAQSYFGDEKAIIRLDMSEFENETSINRLIGPPPGQSGFESGGQLMEAVRTKPFSLILLDEMEKAHQKIQETFLAIFDEGKAADSSGRIISFTNTIIIATSNAGAEYIRESVNANLPLTQIKTSLLDKLQREGTFKPEFLNRFDDVIVFKPLSQTEVVEVVKLLFADLVKRMEQQDIKLQVTAATLEFLAKKGYDPTYGARSLRRLMQDEVEALLSKKLLEGSLQRGSSVILDFQNDNLSLLPTVPNS
- a CDS encoding DUF4352 domain-containing protein — translated: MTRLTEKVKTLSRKRGKIVLAIVGLIIVFFIGKTALGAIGSDTGSSSSSTSVNIGKNFDSIGRTKDGRPTDGTLPIKLTNAQITDKVLVQGQNATARNGKTFIVIYLEVENKYQVPLYTTPLDLFRLVRSDGKRIAPSVSQGNVEVRPISVKRSNVAFVIDRNEKNFTIELGEIRGEKQAVQINFR
- a CDS encoding DUF2292 domain-containing protein yields the protein MIDEFSTSPISDRLLEEIKMAVANKEFGSIEIYIESGRVVQITERIIRKTNKPEAKRPNYVYSRPINKLK